A single window of Gemmatimonadales bacterium DNA harbors:
- the bamA gene encoding outer membrane protein assembly factor BamA — protein MSSGRAADPAGRGRGRWHHAVVAFLAFLFLPVMAAPLAAQDPDPIQEILVDSIVVRGNQRLKPDEIATLSGIQIFQTLNYRGVQRAITSLYQTGQFDDVRIEAQEVEALNIVTIVVRERPTLGRWSLRGVEKLELSEVRKKVAVLEGRPVDRVALARSAAGIDSLYQRKGYYAVQVEVEETRSDSANSVDIAFVVSEGNRVVISQVIIEGNERFKDSEIVKGMSSRPEGFWWFRKGEYSEDRVQDDLRNRIPQWYANRGYVDLRVLRDTLVADTVPGKAILVVEVDEGQPYKVGNFDIIGNRRFSADELSLYYPFGMAIVAGSGVDADVAFSRAEWETATDKIRDLYSNNGYIMARVEPEEIRRTGADGRPIVDLRWRVYEGQPATINKITIVGNEVTHERVIREQIVLVPGMTFNRDLLLRSYQNISNLNFFEQPLPGPEVEQAENGVDVDITFRVNEKSTGNVNFGASVGQGVGVGGFLGLEEPNLFGKAKRGRVQWQFGANINDFNLSYSDPAIRDSRFSGTLTLFNSRQRYTVGDLGRIRREGANLQFGFPFFGSRYTRVFASYGFQRNRFTDMPADLADQYRCDDNCVRSSIGLSLVRDTRIGLPFPVAGNSITTSFEHNGGFLGGSGQYQKIDLDGAWYAPLGRAGGDAFGGGIQFTLGFKAKSGFVFGTVGPFFYELYSLGGVQYGIPLRGYDEFAVTPLGYNPGASGASVRPDAFGKSYATFTVEAGARLSQQFYVNIFSDAGNVYGRARQYNPTRLYRSLGAGVALISPLGPIGIDVAYGLDRTDVAGRPDPGWQLHFRLGNFF, from the coding sequence GTGAGTTCCGGTCGTGCGGCCGATCCGGCTGGTCGGGGACGCGGACGATGGCATCATGCCGTGGTCGCGTTTCTCGCGTTCCTGTTCCTTCCCGTGATGGCGGCGCCGTTGGCGGCGCAAGATCCCGATCCGATCCAGGAAATCCTGGTCGACAGTATCGTCGTGCGCGGCAATCAGCGCCTCAAGCCCGACGAGATTGCGACCTTGTCGGGCATCCAGATCTTCCAGACCCTCAACTATCGAGGAGTGCAGCGGGCCATCACCAGCCTGTACCAGACCGGGCAGTTCGATGATGTCCGGATCGAAGCGCAGGAAGTGGAGGCCCTCAACATCGTCACCATCGTGGTGCGTGAACGTCCGACGCTCGGGCGGTGGTCGCTGCGGGGAGTCGAGAAGCTCGAGCTGTCGGAGGTTCGCAAGAAAGTTGCGGTGCTGGAGGGGCGACCGGTCGATCGGGTGGCACTCGCGCGATCGGCCGCGGGGATCGACTCACTCTACCAGCGCAAGGGATACTACGCCGTCCAAGTCGAGGTCGAAGAGACCCGGAGCGATTCAGCCAATTCGGTGGACATCGCGTTCGTCGTCAGCGAAGGCAACCGGGTGGTGATCAGCCAGGTCATCATCGAGGGCAACGAGCGCTTCAAGGATAGCGAGATCGTCAAAGGCATGTCCTCGCGCCCCGAGGGATTCTGGTGGTTCCGAAAGGGCGAGTACAGTGAGGATCGGGTGCAGGACGACCTGCGCAACCGGATTCCGCAGTGGTACGCCAATCGAGGATATGTCGATTTGCGGGTGCTGAGGGATACCCTGGTGGCCGACACGGTGCCGGGGAAAGCCATCCTCGTCGTCGAGGTCGACGAAGGTCAGCCGTACAAGGTCGGCAACTTCGATATCATCGGCAACCGCCGATTCTCGGCGGACGAGCTGAGCCTGTACTACCCCTTTGGCATGGCTATCGTCGCGGGCAGCGGCGTCGACGCCGATGTTGCCTTCAGCCGGGCCGAGTGGGAGACCGCCACGGACAAGATTCGCGATCTGTATTCGAACAACGGCTACATCATGGCGCGGGTCGAACCTGAAGAGATCCGTCGCACCGGAGCCGATGGTCGGCCGATCGTCGATCTGCGCTGGCGGGTGTACGAAGGACAGCCTGCGACGATCAACAAGATTACCATCGTGGGCAACGAGGTGACGCACGAGCGGGTCATCCGCGAGCAGATCGTGCTGGTGCCCGGTATGACATTCAATCGGGACCTGTTGCTGCGATCATATCAGAACATCTCGAACCTCAACTTCTTCGAGCAACCCTTACCGGGTCCGGAGGTCGAGCAGGCCGAGAACGGTGTCGATGTCGACATCACCTTCCGGGTCAACGAGAAGAGCACCGGTAACGTCAACTTCGGTGCGTCGGTTGGCCAGGGCGTCGGGGTTGGCGGTTTCCTCGGCCTCGAGGAGCCCAACCTGTTTGGCAAGGCCAAGCGGGGCCGGGTGCAATGGCAGTTCGGCGCCAACATCAACGATTTCAACCTGAGCTACTCCGACCCGGCGATTCGCGACAGCCGTTTCTCGGGAACGCTCACTCTCTTCAACAGCCGGCAGCGGTACACGGTGGGCGACCTGGGTCGGATCCGTCGTGAGGGTGCCAACCTGCAGTTTGGTTTCCCCTTCTTCGGCTCGCGCTACACCCGGGTCTTCGCCAGCTACGGATTCCAGCGGAACCGGTTTACCGACATGCCGGCCGACCTGGCGGACCAGTATCGCTGCGACGACAACTGCGTACGCTCGTCCATCGGGCTCAGCCTGGTGCGCGATACCCGCATCGGCCTTCCGTTCCCGGTTGCCGGGAACTCGATCACGACCTCGTTCGAGCACAACGGCGGGTTTCTGGGCGGCAGCGGCCAGTATCAGAAGATTGACCTCGACGGCGCCTGGTATGCGCCGCTTGGCCGGGCCGGCGGTGACGCCTTCGGCGGGGGAATCCAGTTCACCTTGGGATTCAAGGCGAAGTCTGGTTTCGTCTTTGGGACCGTCGGTCCCTTCTTCTATGAGCTCTACTCGTTGGGCGGGGTGCAGTACGGCATTCCGCTCCGCGGCTACGACGAGTTTGCGGTGACGCCGTTAGGCTACAACCCCGGCGCCAGCGGAGCGAGCGTTCGTCCCGACGCGTTCGGTAAGTCGTACGCGACCTTCACGGTCGAAGCCGGCGCGCGGCTGTCGCAGCAGTTCTACGTCAACATCTTCTCCGACGCCGGTAATGTCTACGGGCGTGCCCGTCAGTACAATCCGACGCGGCTGTATCGCAGTCTGGGCGCCGGTGTCGCATTGATTTCCCCGCTCGGTCCGATTGGCATCGACGTGGCGTACGGTCTCGACCGGACCGACGTCGCCGGGCGGCCGGATCCGGGATGGCAGTTGCATTTCCGGTTAGGCAACTTCTTCTAG
- a CDS encoding ATP-dependent Clp protease ATP-binding subunit, giving the protein MNGYNFTDRVRKVLQMAREEAARLHHEYVGTEHILLGLIREGEGVAAAVLTNLNVDLEEIQQKIEETVKKGKASSAPGPDLPYTSRAKKVLELAMTEARELNHSYVGTEHLLLGLLREEKGIAAQVLTDAGVTLEQSRAETLRLLGSDMPPQTSTAAPSAPAASAATPKSEKKSKTPALDHFCRDLTQLAADGQLDPTVGRQKEIQRVMEILARRKKNNPVLIGEPGVGKTAIVEGLAIMIATGTCPDVLRDNRVLSLDMAAVIAGTKYRGQFEERLKAVMNEIAQNKSIILFIDELHTLVGAGAAEGAIDASNMLKPALARGELQCVGASTLNEYRKYIEKDGALERRFQAVIVDPPTVDETIEILKGVRKKYEDHHRVSIPDASLVAAAELSERYITDRFLPDKAIDVIDEAGARARLASQAPPPELSELKAELEKVNQEKENAVRDQNFERAAALRDSERDLQNKIRLKQEEWERDRQSRRPVIDEEAIGFIVSRWTGIPLTRLQEAETARLLRMEDEIHKSVVGQEEAIQAVSRAIRRSRAGLKDPRRPIGSFIFSGPTGVGKTELARSLAQFLFADPSALIRVDMSEYMEKFSVSRLIGAPPGYVGYEDSGTLTKAVRRKPYSVVLLDEIEKAHPDVFNLLLQVLDEGHLTDNYGRVIDFKNTVLIMTSNVGARDIFKSKSLGFHQQSAAASFAKIAETVKEEIAKVFNPEFLNRVDDVIVFHPLEKEHIEQIVTILLRELDRRVGNEVRLTPAATDFLVAKGYDQTYGARPLKRAIQKYIEDPLSERLLAGEIARGEELEIDLAPEGDKLVFRALSGSSL; this is encoded by the coding sequence ATGAACGGCTATAACTTCACCGATCGAGTGCGTAAGGTCCTCCAGATGGCACGGGAGGAAGCCGCACGTTTGCACCACGAGTACGTGGGCACCGAGCATATCCTGCTTGGTTTGATTCGCGAGGGCGAAGGGGTTGCCGCTGCGGTCCTGACCAACCTGAACGTCGACCTCGAAGAGATCCAGCAGAAGATCGAGGAAACGGTCAAGAAGGGCAAAGCGTCCTCGGCGCCGGGTCCCGACTTGCCCTACACCTCGCGGGCCAAGAAGGTGCTCGAACTCGCCATGACGGAAGCCCGCGAGCTCAACCACTCGTATGTGGGCACCGAGCATCTGCTGCTGGGACTGCTGCGGGAAGAAAAGGGCATTGCCGCCCAGGTGCTGACCGATGCCGGCGTCACCCTCGAGCAGTCGCGCGCCGAGACGCTGCGCCTGCTCGGCAGCGACATGCCGCCGCAGACGTCGACGGCGGCACCGTCCGCGCCGGCCGCAAGTGCGGCAACCCCCAAGTCGGAAAAGAAGTCGAAGACGCCGGCCCTCGATCACTTCTGCCGTGATCTGACCCAGCTCGCCGCCGATGGTCAACTCGACCCGACGGTGGGCCGCCAGAAGGAAATCCAGCGGGTCATGGAAATCCTGGCCCGGCGCAAGAAGAACAATCCGGTCCTGATCGGCGAGCCCGGTGTGGGTAAGACGGCCATCGTCGAGGGCCTTGCCATCATGATTGCCACGGGCACCTGCCCGGACGTGCTGCGCGACAACCGGGTCCTGTCGCTCGACATGGCCGCCGTGATCGCTGGTACCAAGTACCGCGGCCAGTTCGAAGAGCGGCTCAAGGCGGTCATGAACGAGATCGCCCAGAACAAGAGCATCATCCTGTTCATCGACGAGCTGCACACGCTGGTCGGCGCCGGAGCGGCCGAGGGCGCCATCGACGCCTCGAACATGCTCAAGCCTGCGCTGGCGCGTGGCGAGCTGCAGTGTGTCGGTGCCTCGACCCTGAACGAGTATCGCAAGTACATCGAGAAGGATGGCGCGCTCGAACGGCGCTTCCAGGCCGTCATCGTCGACCCGCCGACGGTGGACGAGACGATCGAGATCCTCAAGGGCGTCCGCAAGAAGTATGAGGACCATCACCGCGTCAGCATTCCCGATGCGTCGCTGGTGGCGGCTGCGGAGCTGTCCGAACGATACATCACGGACCGGTTTCTGCCGGATAAGGCAATCGACGTGATCGACGAGGCGGGCGCCCGTGCGCGCCTGGCGTCGCAGGCGCCGCCGCCCGAGTTGTCCGAGCTCAAGGCGGAGCTCGAGAAGGTCAATCAGGAGAAAGAGAACGCGGTCCGCGATCAGAACTTCGAGCGGGCAGCGGCGCTGCGTGACTCCGAGCGCGATCTTCAGAACAAGATCCGCCTCAAGCAGGAGGAGTGGGAGCGCGACCGTCAGAGCCGCCGTCCCGTCATCGACGAGGAAGCCATCGGGTTCATCGTCTCGCGCTGGACCGGTATTCCGCTCACCCGCCTGCAGGAGGCCGAGACGGCTCGGTTGCTGCGGATGGAGGATGAGATCCACAAGTCGGTGGTCGGTCAGGAAGAAGCCATTCAGGCCGTCTCGCGGGCCATTCGGCGCTCGAGGGCCGGGCTCAAAGACCCCCGGCGGCCCATCGGATCGTTCATCTTCTCGGGTCCGACCGGCGTCGGAAAAACCGAGCTGGCGCGGTCACTGGCCCAGTTCCTCTTTGCCGATCCGAGCGCGTTGATCCGGGTCGACATGTCGGAGTACATGGAGAAGTTCTCGGTGTCCCGTCTGATCGGCGCGCCTCCGGGCTACGTCGGCTACGAAGACTCAGGCACGCTGACCAAGGCAGTCCGACGCAAGCCGTATTCGGTGGTCCTGCTCGATGAGATCGAGAAGGCGCACCCCGACGTCTTCAATCTGCTGCTGCAGGTGCTCGACGAGGGGCATCTGACCGACAACTACGGTCGCGTCATCGACTTCAAGAACACCGTGCTGATCATGACGTCGAACGTCGGCGCACGCGACATCTTCAAATCGAAGTCGCTCGGATTCCATCAGCAGAGCGCCGCGGCGTCCTTTGCCAAGATCGCTGAGACGGTCAAGGAAGAGATTGCGAAAGTCTTCAATCCGGAGTTTCTCAACCGGGTCGACGACGTGATCGTGTTCCATCCGCTCGAGAAGGAGCATATCGAGCAGATCGTCACCATCCTGCTGAGAGAGCTCGATCGGCGGGTCGGCAATGAGGTACGGCTCACCCCCGCGGCAACCGATTTCCTGGTGGCGAAGGGGTACGACCAGACCTACGGCGCTCGGCCGCTCAAGCGGGCCATTCAGAAGTACATCGAGGACCCGCTCAGCGAGCGGCTCCTGGCCGGCGAGATTGCGCGGGGCGAGGAACTCGAGATTGACCTTGCGCCGGAGGGCGACAAGCTCGTTTTCCGGGCCCTGTCCGGCTCGTCGCTGTAA
- a CDS encoding protein arginine kinase, which produces MIDLDLLPDGGLGWLEASGPASHLVLSTRVRLARNLANRRFGVRMDAAERRQVLDEVIQAAGSTTGLGHALVIRPDQLEEWDNRLLLERHLISRELAGLSDRNSGAAARALLLQDRAAVMVNEEDHLRLQVLASGVDFAACWREVEGLDTELGQRLAFAFHSAFGYLTSCPTNVGTGLRASVLIHLPGLVLTKEINKTLHGLTRIGLTYRGLYGEGSEVVGNFFQLSNQTTLGKSEAELLEHLGTIVQHVIGVEEWARQVLLRDAPTVLEDKCWRAFGLLRYARSLSFEETMNLLSGVRLGVSLKVIPSVGMYALNKLLVFSQPAHLNAKAGRVLEEEEMAIRRAEFVRGTLEEEVRRGQGA; this is translated from the coding sequence ATGATCGATCTCGATCTGTTGCCCGACGGCGGCCTCGGGTGGCTCGAAGCCAGTGGGCCAGCCAGCCACCTGGTCCTCTCGACTCGAGTCCGGTTGGCGAGGAACCTGGCCAATCGTCGCTTTGGTGTCCGGATGGACGCCGCGGAGCGCCGCCAGGTGCTCGACGAGGTCATTCAGGCGGCTGGCAGCACAACCGGGCTGGGCCATGCGCTGGTGATTCGGCCGGACCAGCTGGAAGAGTGGGACAATCGACTCCTGCTGGAACGGCACCTGATCAGCCGCGAGTTGGCCGGCCTGAGCGACCGAAATTCGGGCGCTGCGGCCCGAGCGCTGCTCCTGCAGGATCGAGCGGCGGTGATGGTAAACGAAGAGGATCACCTGCGGTTGCAGGTCCTTGCATCGGGGGTCGATTTCGCGGCGTGCTGGCGCGAGGTCGAGGGGCTGGACACTGAACTGGGGCAACGACTTGCCTTCGCATTTCATTCGGCGTTCGGTTACCTTACGTCGTGTCCCACCAACGTCGGAACGGGGCTTCGGGCATCGGTTTTGATCCACCTGCCGGGGCTCGTGCTGACGAAGGAGATCAACAAAACGTTGCACGGTCTGACCAGGATCGGGCTGACGTATCGGGGTCTGTACGGGGAGGGCAGCGAGGTGGTCGGCAACTTCTTTCAGTTGTCGAACCAGACTACGCTTGGCAAGAGTGAGGCGGAGTTGCTGGAGCACCTTGGCACGATCGTGCAGCATGTGATCGGGGTCGAGGAGTGGGCTCGGCAGGTGCTGCTGCGTGATGCCCCGACGGTGCTCGAAGACAAGTGCTGGCGTGCGTTTGGCTTGCTGCGCTACGCTCGCTCGCTGAGCTTCGAAGAAACGATGAACCTGCTATCCGGCGTGCGGCTCGGTGTGAGCCTCAAGGTGATTCCCAGCGTCGGAATGTATGCGCTCAACAAGCTGCTGGTGTTCAGCCAGCCGGCTCACTTGAATGCCAAGGCGGGACGGGTGCTGGAAGAAGAAGAAATGGCAATCCGTCGGGCGGAGTTCGTCCGAGGAACGTTGGAAGAGGAAGTCCGACGCGGGCAGGGAGCATGA
- a CDS encoding UvrB/UvrC motif-containing protein, with protein MTLCSNCQEREGIITLTQIVGGQVETVQLCAQCAAEKGIQTPASMEDTPIGGLLAALSLEAEVAAADPTSESVVCPGCGASLQDFRETGRLGCGRCYDTFGEPLRELLRRLHGSAHHTGKVYLAPGAAARPTEPESTERIRERLKRAIEQEQFEQAAELRDRLKERE; from the coding sequence ATGACCCTGTGCAGCAATTGCCAGGAGCGCGAAGGCATCATTACGCTGACCCAGATCGTTGGTGGGCAGGTCGAGACGGTGCAGCTGTGCGCTCAGTGCGCCGCGGAAAAGGGGATCCAGACGCCGGCCTCCATGGAGGACACGCCGATCGGCGGGTTGCTGGCTGCGCTTTCGCTGGAAGCCGAGGTTGCTGCCGCCGACCCCACGTCCGAAAGCGTGGTCTGCCCCGGGTGCGGCGCGTCACTGCAGGACTTTCGGGAGACGGGTCGCCTCGGGTGTGGACGATGCTACGACACCTTTGGAGAACCGCTGCGCGAACTGCTGCGACGCCTCCACGGTTCTGCGCATCACACGGGGAAGGTCTACCTCGCTCCGGGCGCCGCGGCCCGACCAACCGAGCCCGAATCGACCGAGCGGATCCGGGAGCGGCTCAAACGAGCCATCGAGCAGGAGCAGTTCGAGCAAGCCGCCGAGTTGCGTGACCGGCTCAAGGAGCGGGAATGA
- a CDS encoding ABC transporter ATP-binding protein, translating to MTPVVEAVGVGKTYVGGDGTPIRVLDGLDLAIYPAQFLAVVGASGAGKSTLLHMLGALDTPDQGQVRIEGTDVGTLSIEARARLRNVRIGFVFQFHHLLRDFTAVENVMMPLLIAGVPSAEAEARAAAVLGQLGLGARLRHYPAQLSGGEQQRAAVARAVVPAPAVVLADEPSGNLDPHNAAVLHEVLAGVRDQFQTAVVVATHNRDLANRADQILRLADGRLSVESIAADAGP from the coding sequence ATGACGCCCGTGGTGGAAGCCGTCGGCGTCGGCAAGACCTATGTGGGTGGCGACGGCACGCCGATTCGGGTGCTCGACGGACTCGACCTCGCGATCTACCCGGCTCAGTTTCTGGCGGTCGTCGGCGCCAGCGGGGCCGGCAAGAGCACGCTGCTCCACATGCTTGGTGCGCTCGACACGCCCGATCAAGGCCAGGTGCGCATCGAAGGAACCGATGTCGGGACCCTGTCCATCGAAGCCCGGGCCCGCCTGCGCAACGTCCGGATCGGGTTCGTCTTCCAGTTCCACCATCTGCTGCGCGACTTCACGGCGGTCGAGAACGTGATGATGCCGCTGCTGATCGCCGGGGTGCCGAGTGCCGAGGCAGAGGCGCGCGCCGCCGCCGTGCTCGGGCAGCTCGGACTCGGCGCGCGGCTGCGCCACTATCCGGCTCAGCTGTCGGGCGGTGAGCAGCAACGGGCGGCGGTGGCGCGGGCCGTCGTTCCGGCGCCGGCCGTCGTGCTGGCCGATGAGCCGTCGGGCAATCTGGATCCGCACAATGCCGCCGTGCTGCACGAGGTCCTCGCGGGCGTCCGCGATCAGTTCCAAACCGCCGTGGTCGTCGCCACCCATAACCGCGATCTCGCCAACCGGGCCGACCAGATTCTGCGTCTGGCCGACGGCCGTCTGTCGGTGGAGTCGATAGCTGCGGACGCCGGCCCATGA
- a CDS encoding ABC transporter permease gives MSAPRRPWWPDPLERRVALRYLAGRTSSRFASLNTKIAVAGVAIGVAALIVVLGIINGLRNDLRDKILVGNPHLHVLTFGANLRVNDWRAVLDSVRQDPDVVAAAPEVLVKTLVLNSANYPAAADVVGLDPDTGAVAVTALPQAITEGALDFRTTQDTVDGGIIIGYRLANRLSTYVGDVVSLISPNDVQNRNRALGVPTVRPWLFEVVGTFNTGMYQYDDEFIVMRLAEAQRFAGLGTAVSGIQVRVKDPWKAQEVGRRIEARLGYPYRTIAWQEQNQSLFGAMQLEKLGMALVIMFISVVAAFNIIGTLTMIVGERTREIGILLAMGLRPASIGRIFVAQGATIGVVGTTLGLILGFTVAFVLDGSQLIRIDPSIYFIDHLPVHIEPFDVLAIVTVSLAIALAATIPASRFASRLQPVEAIRHE, from the coding sequence GTGAGCGCGCCCCGTCGACCCTGGTGGCCCGATCCGCTCGAGCGGCGGGTGGCGCTGCGTTACCTGGCGGGACGCACGTCCTCTCGTTTCGCGAGCCTCAACACCAAGATTGCGGTTGCGGGTGTCGCCATCGGGGTAGCCGCGCTGATCGTTGTCTTAGGCATTATCAACGGCCTTCGGAACGATCTGCGAGACAAGATTCTGGTCGGTAATCCGCACCTGCATGTCCTGACCTTTGGGGCGAATCTCCGGGTCAATGACTGGCGCGCCGTGCTCGATTCGGTGCGGCAGGACCCCGACGTTGTGGCTGCAGCGCCCGAAGTCCTCGTCAAGACGCTGGTGCTCAACAGCGCCAACTATCCGGCTGCGGCGGACGTCGTCGGACTTGATCCTGATACGGGTGCGGTAGCGGTGACGGCGCTGCCGCAGGCGATCACCGAGGGAGCGCTCGATTTCCGGACCACCCAGGATACGGTCGATGGCGGCATCATCATCGGGTATCGGCTGGCCAACCGGCTCTCGACCTACGTCGGCGACGTGGTCTCGCTGATCTCGCCTAACGACGTGCAGAACCGGAATCGGGCCCTGGGCGTGCCGACGGTTCGCCCCTGGCTTTTCGAAGTGGTCGGCACCTTCAACACCGGGATGTACCAGTACGACGATGAGTTCATCGTGATGCGCCTGGCTGAGGCGCAGCGGTTTGCCGGGCTGGGCACCGCTGTTTCGGGCATCCAGGTCCGGGTCAAAGACCCCTGGAAGGCCCAGGAGGTGGGGCGCCGGATCGAAGCACGACTCGGCTATCCGTATCGGACCATTGCCTGGCAGGAGCAGAATCAGAGCCTCTTCGGCGCCATGCAGCTCGAGAAGCTGGGCATGGCGCTGGTGATCATGTTTATCAGTGTCGTGGCAGCGTTCAATATTATCGGCACGCTGACGATGATCGTCGGCGAGCGAACCCGTGAAATCGGCATTCTTCTGGCCATGGGACTCCGCCCGGCCTCGATTGGCCGCATCTTCGTGGCGCAGGGCGCCACCATCGGCGTCGTCGGCACGACGCTGGGGCTGATCCTGGGCTTTACCGTCGCGTTCGTGCTCGACGGCAGCCAGCTGATTCGGATCGACCCGTCGATCTATTTCATCGACCATCTGCCGGTTCACATCGAGCCGTTCGACGTGTTAGCGATCGTGACCGTCAGTCTGGCGATTGCGCTGGCGGCGACGATTCCCGCGTCGCGGTTCGCCTCGCGACTGCAACCCGTCGAAGCGATTCGTCACGAATGA
- the lysS gene encoding lysine--tRNA ligase produces the protein MTQGDERTYVEAARRQSRAALEAMGENPYAYRFDRTHPAGEIAALYDDAMGEQGPEVKAAGRVVALRSQGKTTFLHLEDATGRIQVYLRQDALGDRYAVVKQIDLDDFIGVTGALFRTKTGEVTIKGTGVQFLTKSLKPLPRGKVQTTDTGETVTYGGVADPEFRYRQRYADLAVHPEVRRVFVLRAEAIKFIRRFLDERGFLEVETPILQPLYGGASAQPFVTHHNALDMPLYLRIADELYLKRLIVGGFDRVYEIGHDFRNEGMDRTHNPEFTMLEFYAAYMDYTDMMAMMESMLPELVRHCHGTSSITVGGRTIDFTPPWQRVSFVEAIEERAGLSLATATEAQMRDRLVRAGEPREAVDTMTGGRLIDELFKTFVEPELVQPSFVIDHPMSISPLAKVHRSKAGVVERFELFVNTKELANAFSELNDPDDQRARFEDQVRQRAAGDDEAQPYDTDYIRALEYGMPPTGGLGLGIDRLVMLLADQASIRDVILFPAMRPEGGGQG, from the coding sequence GTGACCCAGGGCGACGAACGGACGTATGTCGAGGCGGCCCGGCGGCAATCGCGCGCCGCGCTCGAAGCCATGGGCGAAAACCCGTATGCCTATCGTTTCGATCGAACCCACCCGGCCGGTGAGATCGCCGCGTTGTATGACGATGCGATGGGGGAGCAGGGACCGGAGGTCAAGGCGGCCGGACGCGTCGTCGCGCTCAGGTCGCAGGGGAAGACGACCTTTCTCCATCTCGAGGATGCGACCGGCCGGATCCAGGTCTACCTCCGTCAGGACGCGTTGGGCGATCGGTACGCCGTCGTCAAGCAGATCGATCTCGACGACTTCATCGGGGTGACGGGCGCGCTCTTCCGGACCAAAACCGGCGAGGTCACGATCAAGGGCACTGGCGTCCAGTTCCTGACCAAGAGTCTCAAGCCGCTGCCGCGCGGCAAGGTCCAGACCACGGATACCGGCGAGACGGTCACCTATGGGGGCGTCGCCGACCCGGAGTTCCGCTATCGGCAGCGCTATGCCGACCTGGCGGTTCATCCCGAGGTTCGACGCGTCTTCGTGCTGCGTGCGGAGGCCATCAAGTTCATTCGGCGTTTTCTGGATGAGCGCGGGTTCCTCGAGGTCGAAACGCCGATTCTGCAGCCGCTCTACGGTGGCGCGTCGGCCCAGCCGTTTGTCACCCACCACAACGCGCTGGACATGCCGCTCTACCTGCGCATCGCGGATGAGCTCTATCTCAAGCGCCTGATTGTCGGCGGCTTCGACCGCGTCTATGAGATCGGGCATGATTTCCGGAATGAGGGGATGGACCGGACCCATAACCCGGAATTCACCATGCTCGAGTTCTACGCGGCCTACATGGACTACACCGACATGATGGCGATGATGGAGTCGATGCTGCCGGAGCTCGTGCGGCACTGTCATGGGACGTCGTCGATCACGGTGGGAGGACGGACTATCGACTTTACGCCCCCCTGGCAGCGGGTCTCGTTCGTCGAGGCTATCGAGGAGCGGGCGGGCCTCAGCCTTGCCACGGCAACGGAAGCCCAGATGCGCGACCGCCTGGTGCGCGCGGGTGAGCCGCGCGAGGCGGTCGACACAATGACCGGGGGGCGCCTGATCGACGAACTCTTCAAGACCTTCGTCGAGCCGGAACTGGTGCAGCCGTCCTTCGTGATCGATCACCCGATGTCGATCTCGCCGCTGGCCAAAGTGCACCGGTCGAAAGCCGGCGTGGTCGAGCGTTTCGAGCTCTTCGTCAATACCAAAGAGCTTGCCAACGCCTTCAGCGAGCTCAACGACCCGGACGATCAGCGGGCCCGGTTCGAGGACCAGGTCCGGCAGCGCGCCGCCGGCGACGACGAAGCGCAGCCGTATGACACGGACTACATCCGGGCGCTGGAGTACGGCATGCCGCCGACCGGCGGCCTCGGATTGGGCATCGACCGGCTGGTTATGCTGCTGGCGGATCAGGCTTCGATTCGGGATGTCATCCTGTTTCCCGCGATGAGGCCGGAGGGGGGCGGGCAGGGGTGA